In Devosia litorisediminis, one genomic interval encodes:
- a CDS encoding DMT family transporter, with translation MDTILWALLGVVAGACIATQAPINAQLGRNLGVPIAAAGVSFVAGAVLLWTLAVIYSRSSGIAINFAAPAPWTFVAGGVLGAIYVFSNIMLTPMIGAAAVMALSVAGQLIGGLALDRIGFMGMAVRELTLGRVTGAILLLVGAMMIRLL, from the coding sequence ATGGACACCATTCTGTGGGCGCTTTTGGGCGTCGTTGCGGGGGCATGCATCGCCACCCAGGCACCAATCAACGCGCAACTCGGTCGCAATCTTGGCGTCCCGATCGCCGCTGCAGGTGTTTCCTTCGTGGCGGGCGCCGTGCTGCTGTGGACGCTGGCGGTTATCTATAGCCGCAGCAGCGGCATTGCCATCAACTTCGCCGCACCGGCACCGTGGACATTCGTGGCCGGTGGCGTGCTCGGCGCCATCTATGTGTTCTCCAACATCATGCTGACCCCGATGATCGGCGCAGCCGCTGTCATGGCGCTTTCGGTGGCCGGGCAATTGATCGGCGGTTTGGCGCTGGATCGCATCGGTTTCATGGGCATGGCGGTGCGCGAGCTGACACTGGGGCGGGTAACCGGCGCGATATTGCTGCTGGTGGGCGCCATGATGATCCGCCTGCTCTAA
- a CDS encoding peptidylprolyl isomerase, producing the protein MAEYADPENTLVIETTQGEVVIAMRPDLAPNHVEHIKKLVREGFYDGIVFHRVIEGFMAQTGCPQGRGTGSSKYPDLKQEFNAEPHVRGTASMARAQSPDSANSQFFICFGDTPFLNKQYTVWGQVIEGMDNVDKIKRGEPVINPDKMVSVKVAADIAA; encoded by the coding sequence ATGGCTGAATACGCGGACCCCGAAAACACCCTCGTCATCGAAACCACTCAGGGCGAAGTCGTTATCGCCATGCGTCCAGACCTGGCGCCAAACCATGTCGAGCACATCAAGAAGCTGGTGCGTGAAGGCTTCTACGATGGCATCGTGTTTCACCGCGTCATCGAAGGCTTCATGGCCCAGACCGGTTGCCCGCAGGGCCGTGGTACCGGCAGCTCGAAATACCCGGATCTGAAGCAGGAATTCAACGCCGAGCCGCATGTTCGTGGCACTGCCTCGATGGCCCGTGCCCAGAGCCCGGACAGCGCCAACTCGCAGTTCTTCATCTGCTTCGGCGACACCCCGTTCCTGAACAAGCAGTACACGGTCTGGGGCCAGGTCATTGAAGGCATGGACAATGTCGACAAGATCAAGCGCGGCGAGCCCGTCATCAACCCGGACAAGATGGTCTCGGTTAAAGTGGCAGCCGATATTGCTGCCTAA
- a CDS encoding peptidylprolyl isomerase: MTAITRRLFGALVIGASALAAAPAFAQSGTPHMILTLEDGTVDIELMPEIAPNHVERIVTLTEQGFYDGIVFHRVIDGFMAQTGDPTGTGMGGSELPDVDAEFNAESFQPGAVGAARSQDPNSFNSQFFIVTADASFLDGQYTVFGKVVSGMDAVNALEKGPQSQNGQVENPDKIVSAKIEYK; this comes from the coding sequence ATGACCGCAATCACCCGTCGCCTGTTTGGTGCCCTCGTAATCGGTGCCTCCGCCCTGGCTGCTGCTCCGGCTTTCGCCCAGTCCGGCACTCCCCACATGATCCTGACGCTCGAAGACGGCACCGTCGATATCGAGCTGATGCCCGAGATCGCGCCAAACCACGTCGAGCGCATCGTTACCCTGACCGAACAGGGCTTTTATGATGGCATCGTGTTTCACCGCGTGATCGATGGCTTCATGGCCCAGACCGGCGATCCAACCGGCACCGGCATGGGCGGCTCGGAACTGCCTGACGTCGATGCTGAGTTCAATGCTGAAAGCTTCCAGCCCGGCGCTGTCGGCGCGGCCCGCTCGCAGGATCCCAACTCGTTCAATTCGCAGTTCTTCATCGTGACTGCTGATGCCAGCTTCCTTGATGGCCAGTACACCGTGTTCGGCAAGGTCGTCAGCGGCATGGACGCCGTCAACGCCCTCGAAAAGGGTCCGCAGTCACAGAACGGTCAGGTCGAAAACCCCGACAAGATCGTTTCTGCAAAGATCGAATACAAGTAG
- the coaD gene encoding pantetheine-phosphate adenylyltransferase codes for MVGFYPGSFDPLTNGHLDVIERACKLVDTLVVAVGINPGKKNPLFVHEDRLQILDQVLGPVGKRTDTEFKIVDFSGLMVNAAREHGAKLIIRGLRDTTDYNYEMQMVGMNAQMAPDLQTVFLPSSPPVRHISATLVRQIAEMGGDISAFVPQIVLKALNSK; via the coding sequence CTGGTAGGGTTCTATCCGGGGTCATTTGACCCGCTGACCAATGGCCATCTCGATGTCATCGAGCGTGCCTGCAAGCTGGTCGACACGCTGGTGGTTGCCGTCGGAATTAATCCGGGCAAGAAAAATCCGCTCTTTGTGCATGAGGATCGTCTGCAGATTCTCGATCAGGTGCTGGGGCCGGTTGGCAAGCGCACCGATACCGAATTCAAGATCGTCGATTTCAGCGGCCTGATGGTCAACGCGGCGCGTGAACACGGTGCAAAGCTGATCATTCGCGGCCTGCGCGATACCACCGACTATAATTATGAAATGCAGATGGTGGGCATGAACGCGCAGATGGCGCCCGACCTGCAGACCGTCTTCCTGCCTTCAAGTCCTCCCGTTCGGCATATCTCGGCCACATTGGTGCGTCAGATCGCTGAGATGGGCGGCGATATTTCCGCCTTCGTCCCGCAAATCGTTCTCAAGGCCTTGAACTCGAAATGA
- a CDS encoding pentapeptide repeat-containing protein, with translation MSNETGSDPFDGPQLQGKRYERANMAGCHFDGVDLAGATFYAVMSGTSFVDTNLSGARFDDVNMGGASLTNVNLSGCSVTDANLSGVTISDANLTGASIEAANLTEMRINGVLVSDLFAAYEAVQS, from the coding sequence ATGAGCAACGAGACCGGTTCAGACCCGTTTGACGGCCCGCAACTGCAAGGCAAACGCTATGAGCGTGCCAATATGGCCGGATGCCATTTTGATGGCGTCGATCTGGCGGGCGCGACCTTCTATGCAGTGATGAGCGGCACCAGTTTTGTCGACACCAATCTGAGCGGCGCGCGGTTTGATGACGTCAATATGGGGGGCGCGAGCCTGACCAATGTCAATCTCTCCGGCTGCAGCGTTACTGATGCCAATCTGTCCGGGGTGACCATCAGCGACGCCAATCTTACCGGCGCCAGCATCGAGGCAGCCAACCTGACCGAGATGCGGATCAACGGCGTGCTGGTGAGTGATCTTTTCGCCGCCTATGAGGCAGTGCAGTCCTGA
- a CDS encoding MFS transporter yields the protein MPEKPSSAGYRSLLRLKMPRRLALACVPADFSDWLDYAAVVALLVYGWGQGPVMLAVFALALSLPYVIVGPLLAVLVDRAPLRGVLFATNLGRALATFAFAFTGDTWVLLGLVFVRGCIDSAFTPARQATIQATTPTELLGHAQGLHQAINQTSKIAGPAIGGALLAFWPAQSVFLFNGALSLFAAIIILGVSVPERVATSSTTQTFAMRSMAGFAEFRRSRRLRIALIFSASAYFSFFLYDALIALLAEGFGFDATAFGLSISASGLGGLLGALLAGRIAGNHPMRSMSLAAVTSGLATGIIAITAMLGLAIQLPAFLLALGFMGGATAFMLVPYRTIVQAEAPPDRIARVFASGEAVIVTTMLSAPLIGSAIATRWGTPSAFFTGGVLLILLGGATLIANRRPAQS from the coding sequence GTGCCTGAGAAACCGTCGAGTGCCGGTTACCGGTCGCTGCTGCGCCTGAAAATGCCGCGGCGCTTGGCGCTGGCCTGCGTGCCCGCCGATTTCTCCGACTGGCTGGACTATGCCGCCGTAGTGGCGCTGCTGGTTTATGGCTGGGGGCAGGGGCCCGTCATGCTGGCCGTGTTTGCCCTGGCCCTGAGCCTGCCCTATGTCATTGTCGGGCCCTTGCTGGCGGTGCTGGTCGACCGTGCGCCCCTGCGCGGCGTGCTGTTTGCCACCAATCTGGGGCGCGCGCTGGCCACCTTCGCCTTTGCCTTTACCGGCGACACCTGGGTGTTGCTCGGGCTGGTGTTTGTGCGGGGCTGCATCGACAGCGCCTTTACGCCGGCCCGTCAGGCCACCATTCAGGCGACCACGCCCACCGAGTTGCTGGGCCACGCCCAGGGTCTGCATCAGGCCATCAACCAGACCTCCAAGATTGCCGGCCCGGCCATTGGCGGCGCCTTGCTGGCTTTCTGGCCAGCGCAGAGCGTGTTCCTGTTCAACGGCGCGCTGTCGTTGTTTGCGGCGATCATCATTCTGGGCGTGTCCGTACCCGAGCGCGTAGCCACAAGCAGCACAACCCAGACATTTGCCATGCGGTCCATGGCCGGATTCGCCGAATTCAGACGCAGCCGTCGCCTGCGCATCGCGCTGATCTTCTCGGCCAGCGCCTACTTCTCGTTCTTTCTCTATGACGCGCTGATCGCACTGCTGGCCGAGGGCTTTGGCTTTGACGCGACGGCCTTTGGCCTGTCGATCTCCGCCTCGGGTCTGGGCGGACTGCTCGGCGCCTTGCTGGCCGGTCGCATTGCAGGCAACCACCCCATGCGTTCGATGTCATTGGCGGCGGTGACCTCCGGGCTGGCGACGGGCATAATCGCCATCACCGCCATGCTTGGACTGGCCATCCAACTGCCCGCTTTCCTGCTGGCGCTGGGCTTCATGGGCGGCGCAACAGCGTTCATGCTGGTGCCCTATCGCACTATCGTTCAGGCCGAAGCGCCGCCTGACCGCATCGCCCGTGTCTTTGCCAGCGGGGAGGCGGTGATTGTCACCACCATGCTGTCAGCCCCGCTGATCGGCAGTGCCATCGCCACACGCTGGGGCACGCCTTCGGCATTTTTTACCGGCGGTGTCTTGTTGATCCTGTTGGGAGGCGCAACGTTGATCGCCAATCGTCGGCCTGCGCAGAGTTGA
- a CDS encoding DUF805 domain-containing protein, with protein sequence MGSYLDGMLRYFEFWGRSSRAQYFLFFLFQLLLVCAGMAIDYKMHGGFGRSLTQMPYTLFMVLIHILPAVTVQVRRLHDIGKSGAWFLLSFVPLGSLVLLYWAFQPSDGQQDYAENNAARPRQRTRSTIPAGVRMGNSGRLSNGGPDLNEGRFI encoded by the coding sequence ATGGGCTCATATCTGGACGGAATGCTGCGCTATTTCGAGTTCTGGGGCCGCAGTAGCCGCGCACAATATTTTCTGTTCTTCCTGTTTCAGCTGCTGCTGGTCTGTGCCGGCATGGCCATCGACTACAAGATGCACGGCGGCTTTGGCCGTAGCCTGACGCAGATGCCCTACACGTTGTTCATGGTGCTGATCCATATCCTGCCCGCCGTCACGGTCCAGGTGCGGCGCCTGCACGATATCGGCAAATCGGGCGCGTGGTTTCTGCTCAGCTTTGTGCCGCTGGGCTCGCTGGTGCTGCTGTACTGGGCCTTCCAGCCCTCTGATGGCCAGCAGGATTATGCCGAGAACAACGCTGCCCGGCCCCGGCAGCGCACCCGCTCGACCATTCCCGCCGGCGTGCGGATGGGTAATAGCGGTCGGCTCTCCAATGGCGGTCCGGACCTGAACGAAGGCCGCTTCATCTGA